A window of the Oscillospiraceae bacterium NTUH-002-81 genome harbors these coding sequences:
- a CDS encoding phosphoadenosine phosphosulfate reductase family protein, whose protein sequence is MDTGLEYPEIREFVKTVPNVMWLRPEMPFSKVISEYGYPVVSKDVARRVRYAKRGSPWALCHLNGLNADGTPSKYNERYMKWRILLDAPFFVSDQCCSVMKERPLHRYNRETGRKQIIATMACESARRQSVYLKIGCNAYHKRDPTSQPMSFWTEQDVLEYLRMTGIPYASVYGEIVEENGRLTTTGAKRTGCMFCMFGVHLEKEPNRFQRMALTHPKQYDFCIHKLGCGKVLDFLGVPYALTGGETP, encoded by the coding sequence GTGGACACGGGGCTGGAATACCCGGAGATACGGGAGTTTGTCAAAACCGTTCCCAATGTAATGTGGCTGCGCCCGGAGATGCCCTTTTCAAAGGTCATATCGGAATATGGCTATCCCGTCGTTTCCAAAGACGTGGCACGGCGCGTTCGCTATGCAAAGCGTGGCAGCCCGTGGGCGCTGTGCCATCTGAACGGTTTGAACGCGGACGGTACGCCCTCAAAATACAATGAACGATACATGAAATGGCGTATCCTGCTGGATGCGCCGTTTTTCGTTTCCGATCAGTGCTGTTCCGTCATGAAGGAGCGTCCCCTGCACAGATATAACCGGGAAACCGGTAGAAAGCAGATCATTGCGACCATGGCTTGTGAGAGCGCACGCCGTCAGAGCGTCTATCTCAAAATCGGCTGCAACGCCTATCACAAGCGGGACCCCACCTCGCAGCCCATGTCCTTCTGGACGGAGCAGGATGTTTTGGAATATCTCAGAATGACCGGCATCCCGTATGCCTCCGTTTACGGCGAGATCGTGGAGGAAAACGGCAGGCTGACCACTACCGGCGCGAAGCGCACCGGCTGTATGTTTTGTATGTTCGGTGTTCATCTGGAAAAGGAGCCGAACCGCTTTCAGCGCATGGCGCTGACACATCCCAAGCAGTACGATTTCTGTATCCATAAATTGGGCTGCGGTAAGGTGCTGGACTTTCTCGGCGTACCGTATGCCCTGACAGGAGGTGAAACCCCATGA
- a CDS encoding PcfB family protein, protein MQEEVENRAVTLVISATKLTARLLKAAILKYLASRKEKKLAKARAAPEKPTGKQTVKQLIGQNQGVSNIEITDSNIKSFERVARKYGVDFALKKDKSGDIPKYLVFFKARDADALTAAFKEYTAKEVRRASKDRPSVLEQLRALKAKLLTLTPDKSRSKDKGLEL, encoded by the coding sequence ATGCAGGAGGAAGTGGAAAACAGAGCGGTCACGCTGGTCATCAGCGCAACCAAGCTCACGGCGCGGCTGCTGAAGGCCGCCATTCTCAAATACCTTGCCAGCCGCAAGGAGAAAAAGCTAGCAAAGGCGCGCGCCGCGCCGGAGAAACCCACCGGCAAGCAGACGGTGAAGCAGCTCATCGGACAGAATCAGGGCGTGTCCAACATCGAGATCACCGACAGCAATATCAAATCCTTTGAGCGCGTGGCGCGGAAATACGGCGTGGATTTTGCTCTGAAAAAGGATAAGTCCGGGGATATTCCCAAATACCTTGTTTTCTTCAAGGCCCGCGACGCCGACGCTTTGACGGCGGCCTTCAAGGAGTACACGGCAAAGGAGGTCAGGCGCGCCTCCAAGGACCGCCCCTCCGTGCTGGAGCAGCTCCGTGCGCTCAAGGCGAAGCTGCTGACCCTCACGCCGGACAAGTCCCGGAGCAAGGATAAGGGGCTGGAGCTATGA
- a CDS encoding reverse transcriptase domain-containing protein, translated as MRSPENVLESLKSKACNKSYKYERLYRNLYNPQFYLLAYQRIQAKPGNMTAGTDGKTIDGMGMARINALIEKMRDFSYQPNPARRTYIPKSNGKMRPLGIPSFDDKLIQEVVRLILESIYEPTFSDYSHGFRINRSCHTALKYVQKYFTGTKWFVEGDIKGCFDNVDHHVLIAILRKRIADEYFIGLLWKFLKAGYMEDWNYHNTYSGTPQGSIISPILANIYMNELDSYMAEYAEKFNGGNRRKINPAFKKKLDVCRGKEQRLKRNISKMSVEEKEGLIAEIRELRRSLKSIPYSDQMDDSYKRLCYIRYADDFLIGVIGSKEDAEQIKQDVGYFIRDKLHLEMSEEKTLITHGHDAAKFLGYEVTIAKGEHNKKTKTGATRRVNNGKVLLYVPHDKWVKRLFSYNALKIKYDKQNGNKEVWEPVRRTRLLHLDDLEILNQYNAEIRGLYNYYRLANNVSVLNNFYYVMRYSMLKTFAGKYRTRISRIIRKYRQGKDFVVEYPKKNGKVGKVLFYNNGFRRDTKVESGNPDIVARIFENYGRNSLIKRLQANRCEWCGAENVPLEIHHIRKLKDLSGRKQWEIAMIGRKRKTMALCIDCHDKLHAGKLD; from the coding sequence ATGAGAAGTCCTGAAAATGTGTTGGAAAGCCTAAAATCCAAGGCGTGTAACAAGAGTTACAAGTACGAGCGGTTATACCGCAACCTGTACAATCCACAATTCTATCTGCTGGCATATCAGCGGATACAGGCGAAACCAGGCAACATGACAGCCGGAACAGACGGCAAAACCATTGACGGAATGGGAATGGCAAGGATAAACGCCCTCATTGAAAAGATGCGGGATTTTAGTTATCAGCCTAACCCGGCAAGGAGAACGTATATCCCGAAATCCAATGGGAAAATGCGTCCTCTGGGGATACCGTCATTCGACGATAAACTGATACAGGAGGTGGTGCGGCTCATCTTGGAGAGTATTTATGAGCCAACCTTTAGCGACTATTCCCACGGTTTCCGTATAAACAGAAGCTGTCATACGGCACTCAAATATGTGCAGAAATATTTTACGGGGACAAAGTGGTTCGTTGAGGGGGATATAAAGGGCTGTTTTGACAACGTAGACCATCATGTGTTGATTGCTATTTTGCGAAAGCGGATTGCAGATGAATATTTCATCGGTCTGCTCTGGAAGTTCTTGAAAGCTGGATATATGGAGGATTGGAATTACCACAATACTTATTCCGGAACTCCGCAAGGCTCCATCATCAGCCCTATCCTGGCAAACATCTACATGAACGAACTGGACAGTTATATGGCAGAGTATGCAGAGAAATTCAACGGCGGAAACCGCCGTAAAATCAATCCTGCGTTCAAGAAGAAATTGGATGTCTGCCGAGGAAAAGAACAAAGGCTTAAAAGAAATATCTCTAAAATGAGCGTGGAAGAAAAAGAGGGCTTAATTGCAGAAATCCGGGAACTTCGGCGTAGTCTGAAATCTATACCGTATAGCGACCAGATGGACGATAGCTATAAACGGCTTTGCTATATCCGATACGCCGATGATTTCTTAATCGGAGTTATCGGCAGCAAAGAGGACGCAGAACAGATTAAACAAGATGTAGGCTACTTTATCCGGGACAAACTCCATCTGGAAATGTCCGAGGAAAAGACATTGATTACTCATGGACACGACGCTGCGAAGTTCTTGGGATATGAGGTCACAATCGCCAAAGGCGAACACAACAAAAAGACCAAAACCGGGGCTACCAGACGGGTAAACAATGGAAAAGTCTTACTTTATGTTCCCCATGATAAGTGGGTAAAACGATTGTTCTCCTACAATGCCCTCAAGATTAAATATGACAAACAAAATGGAAACAAAGAGGTTTGGGAGCCTGTCCGGCGCACTCGCCTGTTGCACTTGGACGATTTGGAAATCCTAAACCAATACAACGCAGAAATCCGTGGATTGTATAACTACTACCGACTTGCAAACAACGTGTCTGTACTCAATAACTTCTACTATGTAATGAGATACAGTATGCTCAAAACCTTTGCTGGAAAATATCGGACACGAATCAGCAGAATTATCCGCAAGTACCGTCAAGGAAAAGATTTTGTTGTGGAATATCCGAAGAAAAACGGCAAGGTCGGAAAGGTATTGTTTTACAATAATGGGTTCCGCCGGGACACTAAAGTAGAAAGCGGAAATCCTGATATAGTAGCAAGAATTTTTGAGAATTATGGGCGTAATAGCCTTATAAAAAGACTGCAAGCAAACAGGTGTGAGTGGTGTGGCGCAGAGAATGTGCCGCTTGAAATACACCATATACGAAAACTCAAAGATTTAAGTGGCAGAAAACAATGGGAAATCGCCATGATTGGGCGTAAGCGCAAGACAATGGCACTCTGCATTGACTGTCACGATAAGTTACACGCAGGAAAGTTAGACTGA
- the ltrA gene encoding group II intron reverse transcriptase/maturase, with the protein MAKRIVNKAERNAERYDAKETGYQLYEGSLKGNKFDRLMPLIVSEQNIILAYRNICKNNGSKTPGTDGKTITEIQSLPIETVIKTVRNKLNFYQPKKVRRVEIPKDNGKTRPLGIPSIWDRLIQQCILQILEPICEAKFHERNNGFRPYRSTQNAIAQCYKMAQLQNLHFVVDVDIVGFFDNIDHNKLIRQLWGLGIQDRKLIMIIKQMLKAEILFNDIVITPETGTPQGGFYPHFLQNVVLNELDWWIANQWEMFKVKDGKSGLEFYRTDKEGNILTIDRSPKWKKLREKTELKEMYIVRYADDFKIFCRDYVTAKKAMYATKLWLAEHLHLQTSDEKSGITNLRKNYTTFLGIKFKVVPKGDKWIIRSHIADKSKDKVINKLRTVWKDIKNPSKQSEIDKNISLYNSMVMGMHNYYCMATMVSADFAEIAYKVNGKSNGMNHNNRCFPITKTGEITSKFIQQKYGKSKQFRWIKGRMIIPVGYVAYEYPKYKRREVNKYVRKYSDIENCISYDVMKYMMGNAHLYPTLEMADNALSRYIAQKRKMCSNTQCPVNNRHGMYTHKTVQR; encoded by the coding sequence ATGGCAAAACGAATTGTAAATAAAGCAGAAAGAAATGCAGAAAGATATGACGCAAAAGAAACTGGATATCAGTTATATGAAGGCAGTCTGAAAGGTAATAAATTTGACAGGCTTATGCCCCTGATAGTATCAGAGCAGAATATCATACTTGCATATCGGAATATCTGCAAAAATAACGGGAGCAAAACCCCTGGAACAGATGGGAAGACAATAACAGAAATTCAGTCACTCCCAATCGAAACGGTCATTAAAACCGTCAGAAATAAATTGAACTTTTATCAGCCTAAAAAGGTCCGGCGTGTAGAAATACCAAAAGACAATGGAAAAACCAGACCATTAGGAATCCCAAGTATATGGGATAGACTGATACAGCAATGTATTCTGCAAATACTGGAACCGATTTGTGAAGCAAAATTTCATGAACGAAATAATGGGTTCAGACCATACAGGTCAACGCAAAATGCGATTGCTCAATGCTATAAAATGGCACAGTTGCAAAATCTGCATTTTGTAGTAGATGTGGACATTGTTGGATTCTTTGACAATATTGACCATAATAAGCTGATTCGGCAGTTGTGGGGACTTGGAATACAGGACAGGAAACTGATTATGATAATCAAACAGATGCTAAAAGCAGAAATCCTGTTTAATGACATTGTAATTACCCCGGAAACAGGTACACCACAGGGGGGATTTTATCCCCACTTCTTGCAAAATGTAGTATTGAATGAGCTGGACTGGTGGATTGCTAATCAATGGGAGATGTTTAAAGTCAAAGATGGAAAATCCGGACTGGAATTTTACAGGACTGATAAGGAGGGAAATATCCTCACAATAGACAGGTCACCAAAGTGGAAAAAGCTGAGGGAAAAGACAGAACTTAAAGAAATGTACATCGTAAGGTATGCAGACGATTTTAAGATATTCTGTCGGGACTATGTAACAGCTAAGAAAGCCATGTATGCAACAAAACTATGGCTTGCAGAACATTTACATCTGCAAACAAGTGATGAGAAATCTGGAATCACAAACTTGCGTAAGAACTATACAACTTTTCTTGGAATCAAATTTAAAGTTGTTCCAAAAGGTGATAAATGGATAATCCGTTCACATATAGCCGACAAAAGTAAAGATAAGGTTATCAATAAGCTGCGGACTGTCTGGAAAGATATCAAAAATCCAAGCAAGCAAAGCGAAATTGATAAAAACATAAGTCTTTACAATTCAATGGTTATGGGTATGCACAATTATTATTGTATGGCAACAATGGTATCAGCAGATTTTGCAGAAATCGCCTATAAAGTGAATGGGAAAAGTAACGGTATGAACCACAATAACCGATGTTTTCCGATAACAAAAACGGGTGAGATAACCAGTAAATTTATCCAACAAAAGTATGGAAAGTCAAAGCAGTTCCGATGGATAAAAGGAAGAATGATTATTCCAGTAGGGTATGTGGCGTATGAATATCCAAAATACAAAAGGCGGGAAGTCAATAAATATGTGAGGAAGTATTCAGACATCGAAAACTGTATCAGTTATGATGTTATGAAATATATGATGGGAAATGCACATCTTTATCCGACCTTGGAGATGGCAGATAATGCCCTTTCAAGGTATATAGCACAAAAAAGGAAAATGTGCAGTAACACACAATGCCCTGTCAATAACAGACATGGTATGTATACACATAAAACCGTGCAAAGGTGA
- a CDS encoding Maff2 family protein — MDFFNSAVDVLQTLVIALGAGLGIWGVINLLEGYGNDNPGAKSQGMKQLMAGGGVALIGVILVPLLKGLFG; from the coding sequence ATGGATTTCTTCAATAGCGCAGTCGATGTTTTGCAAACTTTGGTCATCGCCCTTGGCGCAGGTCTCGGAATCTGGGGCGTTATTAACCTGCTGGAAGGATACGGAAACGACAATCCGGGGGCTAAATCGCAGGGCATGAAACAGCTTATGGCGGGCGGCGGTGTCGCCCTGATTGGCGTCATCCTCGTGCCGCTGCTCAAGGGCCTGTTCGGTTAA
- a CDS encoding DUF6017 domain-containing protein: MAVFRVEKNHNYTVMSNYHLRDTALTLKAIGLLSKMLSLTDEWDYTTRGLAAICKEGVDAIGAALKELESHGYLVRRQLRDSRGRITDTEYTIYESPHPPLPDTASPDTENPYLDTPDTAEPYTEKPAQLNKDRRSKEKEIPNGLSTDISNPDPIYLPAPLQGAGYDRMGYEEAREIVKDNIEYDILVQDPQQDKEQLDEVVDLMAETLCSRRQTIVVAGDEYPAEMVKEKLLRVNSMHIGYVFDCLKQNTTYVRNIKKYLLASLFNAPSTMGSYYSALVNHDMYGDGLRGKS; this comes from the coding sequence GTGGCCGTTTTTCGGGTAGAAAAGAACCACAACTACACCGTCATGTCAAACTACCACCTGCGGGACACCGCCCTGACCCTCAAGGCCATCGGGCTGCTGTCCAAGATGCTCTCCCTGACCGACGAGTGGGATTATACCACCCGTGGGCTTGCCGCCATCTGCAAGGAGGGCGTGGACGCCATCGGCGCGGCGCTCAAGGAGCTGGAATCGCACGGCTACCTTGTACGCCGCCAGCTCAGGGACAGCCGCGGGCGCATCACCGACACCGAGTACACCATCTACGAATCCCCGCATCCGCCCTTGCCGGATACGGCTTCACCAGATACGGAAAACCCGTATCTGGATACCCCGGATACGGCGGAGCCATATACGGAAAAGCCCGCGCAATTAAATAAAGATAGAAGAAGTAAAGAAAAAGAAATACCAAATGGATTAAGTACGGACATATCAAATCCTGATCCTATCTATCTCCCGGCCCCCTTGCAGGGCGCGGGATATGACAGGATGGGATACGAGGAAGCGCGAGAGATCGTCAAAGATAATATCGAGTACGACATTCTCGTGCAGGACCCGCAGCAGGACAAGGAGCAGCTTGACGAGGTGGTGGATCTCATGGCGGAAACCCTCTGCTCCCGCAGACAGACCATCGTGGTGGCCGGGGACGAGTATCCGGCAGAGATGGTGAAGGAAAAGCTGCTGCGCGTCAACTCCATGCACATCGGCTACGTCTTTGACTGCCTGAAGCAGAACACCACCTACGTCCGCAACATCAAGAAATACCTGCTTGCCTCGCTGTTCAACGCTCCCAGCACCATGGGCAGCTACTATTCCGCCCTCGTCAACCACGATATGTACGGCGACGGGCTGCGGGGCAAGAGCTGA
- a CDS encoding ParB/RepB/Spo0J family partition protein, translating into MEEAKAPVRRGAKSAKEAAPLPQEERIVKLPLTALHDFPNHPFKVRDDEAMLETAESIRQYGVLVPAIVRPRKDGGYEIVAGHRRKHGSELAGLQNLPCIVREMDDDTATILMVDSNIQRENILPSERAQAYKMKLEAIRRKAGRPAKTEEKADENNSPQVAANFRADDTVAKDAGISGDTVRRYIRLTELSPELQQMVDEKKIGMTPAVEISYLKPEEQQMLLTAIDSEQATPSLSQAQRMKKLSREGKLNDDSMLDIMMEQKKPEGYNVVLSADKLRKYFPRSYTPQRMEETILKLLDAWLRKRQREQSR; encoded by the coding sequence ATGGAAGAAGCAAAAGCCCCGGTGAGGCGGGGCGCAAAATCAGCGAAGGAGGCTGCGCCGCTTCCGCAGGAAGAACGGATCGTGAAGCTGCCCCTGACGGCGCTGCACGACTTCCCCAATCACCCCTTCAAGGTGCGGGACGACGAGGCCATGCTGGAAACGGCGGAGAGCATCCGGCAGTACGGCGTACTCGTCCCTGCCATCGTCCGCCCCCGCAAGGACGGCGGATATGAGATCGTGGCGGGACACCGCCGCAAGCATGGCAGCGAGCTGGCGGGGCTTCAAAATCTGCCCTGCATCGTCCGTGAGATGGACGACGACACCGCCACCATCCTCATGGTGGACAGCAACATCCAGCGGGAGAATATCCTGCCCTCTGAACGGGCGCAGGCGTATAAAATGAAGCTGGAGGCTATCCGCCGCAAGGCTGGCAGACCGGCAAAAACAGAGGAAAAGGCGGATGAAAATAATTCGCCGCAAGTTGCGGCGAATTTCCGGGCAGATGACACAGTTGCAAAAGATGCCGGTATCAGTGGCGACACCGTGCGCCGCTACATCCGCCTGACAGAACTTTCCCCGGAGCTTCAGCAGATGGTGGACGAGAAAAAGATCGGCATGACCCCTGCCGTGGAAATCTCCTACCTCAAGCCGGAGGAACAGCAGATGCTACTCACCGCCATCGATAGCGAGCAGGCCACGCCCTCGCTCTCACAGGCGCAGCGGATGAAGAAGCTCTCCCGCGAGGGAAAGCTCAACGACGATTCCATGCTGGACATCATGATGGAGCAGAAAAAGCCGGAGGGGTATAACGTCGTCCTCTCGGCGGACAAGCTCCGCAAATACTTCCCGCGCTCCTATACGCCCCAGCGGATGGAGGAAACCATCCTCAAGCTGCTGGACGCATGGCTGCGCAAGCGCCAGCGGGAGCAGAGCAGATAA
- a CDS encoding PrgI family protein: MAYVPVPKDLNAVKTKVLLNLTKRQLICFGAGAALGVPLFFLLKAHTGVSTAAICMILLMLPFFLLAMYEKNGQPLEKIVRNIVQVCFLRPKQRPYATNNFYAVLERQDNLDREVYRIVHQHKTHPRRTQADRGRHRKSEAAG; this comes from the coding sequence ATGGCATACGTTCCCGTACCCAAAGACCTGAACGCGGTCAAGACCAAGGTGCTGCTGAACCTGACGAAGCGCCAGCTCATCTGCTTCGGCGCGGGCGCGGCGCTGGGCGTTCCGCTGTTCTTCCTGCTCAAAGCCCATACCGGCGTCAGCACGGCGGCCATCTGCATGATCCTGCTCATGCTGCCCTTTTTCCTGCTGGCCATGTATGAGAAGAACGGACAGCCCCTTGAAAAGATCGTCCGCAACATCGTGCAGGTCTGCTTCCTGCGCCCCAAGCAGCGCCCCTACGCAACCAATAATTTCTACGCCGTTCTGGAACGGCAGGACAATTTAGACCGGGAGGTGTATCGCATTGTCCACCAGCACAAAACTCACCCGCGCCGAACGCAGGCAGATCGAGGCCGCCATCGCAAGAGCGAAGCGGCAGGATAA
- a CDS encoding site-specific DNA-methyltransferase produces MSSTMQADRIYCGDALTVLKTLPDNSVNCCITSPPYYALRDYGVDGQIGREETPALYVERLTSIFREVRRVLTPDGTLWLNIADTYAGKGNQGEALDPKYPNGRTGQAVALNGKVEGCKAKDMIGIPWLLAFALRADGWYLRSDIIWMKANPMPESTKDRPSRCYEHIFLLSKSRRYYYDAAAIAEPVAASTPARMKRGFGAGNKYSADIPGQKHQHLNDHRPNGYADEDIPQLRNKRDVWQINTVPYKGGHFAAFPPKLAETCLLAGCPPGGMVLDPFLGSGTTAAVAKQLGRHYIGIELNPEYCKLAEKRIGGVAV; encoded by the coding sequence ATGAGTTCGACTATGCAGGCTGACCGCATTTACTGCGGCGACGCCCTGACCGTGCTGAAAACCCTGCCGGACAATTCCGTGAACTGCTGCATCACCTCGCCGCCGTACTACGCACTGCGGGATTACGGCGTGGACGGGCAGATCGGACGGGAGGAAACCCCGGCGCTGTATGTGGAGCGCCTGACTTCCATTTTCCGGGAGGTCAGGCGCGTTCTCACGCCGGACGGAACACTCTGGCTCAATATCGCGGACACCTATGCCGGAAAGGGCAATCAGGGCGAAGCCCTCGACCCCAAGTACCCCAACGGCAGGACCGGTCAGGCGGTCGCCCTCAACGGCAAGGTGGAGGGCTGCAAGGCAAAGGACATGATCGGCATCCCGTGGCTGCTGGCGTTCGCGCTGCGCGCAGACGGCTGGTATCTGCGCTCGGACATCATCTGGATGAAAGCGAACCCCATGCCGGAAAGCACCAAGGACAGGCCAAGCCGCTGCTATGAGCATATTTTCCTGCTGTCCAAGTCCCGCCGCTACTATTATGATGCCGCTGCCATCGCGGAGCCGGTTGCGGCCTCCACTCCTGCGCGGATGAAGCGCGGATTTGGTGCAGGCAACAAGTATTCCGCGGATATTCCCGGTCAGAAGCACCAACACCTCAACGACCATCGCCCGAACGGGTACGCCGATGAGGACATCCCGCAGCTTCGCAACAAGCGCGACGTCTGGCAGATCAACACCGTGCCGTACAAGGGCGGGCATTTCGCCGCTTTCCCGCCAAAGCTGGCGGAAACCTGCCTGCTGGCAGGCTGCCCGCCCGGAGGCATGGTGCTGGATCCCTTCCTCGGCTCCGGCACTACGGCGGCGGTGGCAAAGCAGCTCGGACGGCACTACATCGGCATTGAGCTGAACCCGGAATACTGTAAGCTGGCGGAGAAACGGATCGGAGGTGTCGCGGTATGA
- a CDS encoding BRO family protein: MENKLMIFENNAFGKVRTLNLNGEPWFVAADVCKALELGNPSMTVERLDDDEKGISTIDTLGGKQRMAIINEPGLYSLVITSRKPEAKAFKRWITHEVIPAIRKHGAYMTKSVLEQVLENPELVLLMAQRMLEEQRKNELLQQELRLAKPKADFYDAFIHPECCTNLRATAKELKVPEKMFTAFLIRKRYLYRAPSGTLLPYAKPASDGLFFVKDYIAVNGHQGVYTLVTPKGKTLFLSMLDEIA; the protein is encoded by the coding sequence ATGGAAAACAAACTGATGATTTTTGAAAACAACGCCTTTGGAAAGGTGCGAACGCTGAACCTCAACGGCGAGCCGTGGTTCGTAGCGGCGGATGTGTGCAAAGCGCTGGAACTGGGGAATCCGAGCATGACGGTTGAGCGTCTGGATGATGATGAAAAGGGTATCAGTACTATTGATACCCTTGGCGGGAAACAGCGCATGGCAATCATCAACGAACCCGGGCTGTATTCGCTGGTGATCACCTCCCGCAAGCCGGAGGCAAAGGCGTTCAAGCGCTGGATCACCCATGAGGTCATTCCTGCCATCCGCAAGCACGGCGCGTACATGACGAAATCCGTGTTGGAGCAGGTGCTGGAAAACCCGGAGCTGGTGCTGCTCATGGCGCAGCGGATGCTGGAGGAACAGCGGAAGAACGAGCTGCTTCAGCAGGAGCTGCGGCTGGCAAAGCCCAAGGCGGACTTCTACGATGCGTTCATCCACCCGGAGTGTTGCACCAATCTCCGCGCCACCGCAAAGGAGCTGAAGGTGCCGGAGAAAATGTTCACCGCGTTCCTCATCCGCAAGCGCTATCTCTACCGCGCGCCCTCCGGTACGCTGCTGCCCTATGCCAAGCCCGCCAGCGACGGCCTGTTCTTCGTAAAGGACTATATCGCCGTCAACGGGCATCAGGGGGTATATACCCTTGTCACGCCCAAGGGCAAGACCCTGTTCCTCTCCATGCTGGACGAGATCGCCTGA